The Syntrophaceae bacterium genomic interval GCCCCTGGGGACCTTTACGGGAACGATCTCTTCCTGGAACAGGCCGCTTTCGATGGCCCGCTGGGCGCACTGGTGGCTGCGCAGGGCGTATTCGTCCTGCTCCTCGCGGGTGATGCCGTATTTCTCGGCCAGGTTTTCCGCGGTCAGGCCCATGATGATGTTTCCGCCGCCGCTCATGCCTTCCCAGAGGCTGTCGATGAGGACGTCGTTTTGCATTTTCATGCCGGTGCGATGGTTCTTCAGAACATAGGGCATCTGCGTCATGCTGTCCGATCCCGCGGCGATCACGACGTCGTACGTGCCCAGCTTGATATGGGCGGCTGCGATGTCGATGGCTTCCATCGAGGACGGGCAGACCCGGTTGACGGTCATGCCCGGGACGCTCGGGGGAAAACCCGCCTTCAGGGCGGCCACCCGGCCGGCGTTGTTCTGTGCGGAGTCGTAACCGGTGCACCCCAGGATCACGTCGTCGATCAGGCTCGTGTCGAGGCCGACCCGGTCCACCACCTCCTTCAGGCAGATCGCAGCCATATCCGTCGTCGAGATGGCCTTGAGAGACCCCAGCAACTCCCCGATGGCCGTTCGACAGGCCGAAACAATAACCGCCTCTTTCAGGTTCGCCATTTTCTGATTCCTCCTCCTGTTCCTGTAAGAATCATGGAATTTTGCATGCGATATTCACGCAACATTGACACCAAGGTTTATATGTTGCCGATATCATATGAGATAACGAATCCGGACCCCTTGATCTCGGCCCAGTAACGGTGCTTTTCGAACAACATATCGTTACTTGCCGACGGTATGTTGCGCGTCCCTCCTGAAAACCTCGACGGATTTTCCGGAAGAAGGCCGGATTTCTTCAAAAGACCCCTTGCATTCCGTCGTCGTCTGGATTAGGTTCCGCACCGCCCGTTGAAAGCGTACTTCACGGACGCTGACGCCCACACCGCCGGTATAAGCAAGGCGGGCGCAGGATGCCATTTACCGGGTTTCGGCCGTGCTCGAAACGGTTCTGCTGCTGATTCTGTCCAACCTGTTCATGACGTTTGCCTGGTACGGCCATCTCAAGTTCATGAACGGCTGGCCCCTGGTGATGGTGATCCTGCTGAGCTGGGGTATCGCCCTGTTCGAATACATGCTCCAGGTGCCCGCCAACAGGATCGGCTTCCAGCATTACAATCTTGCCCAGCTCAAGGTGATCCAGGAAGTGATCACCATGATCGTCTTTGCCGGGTTCGCTTTTTTTGTCATGAAGCAGCCCCTGAAATGGGACTACATGTGGGCCGCTCTCTGCCTTGTCGGGGCCGTCTATTTCATCTTCCGCGGCGGCATGCCCCACACATAAAGAGTCTGTTCCCGCCTTCAACGCTGCATGACGGAAATTCCCACGTCCCCCGTCGGCGTCCTTGCTCCGACAAGAAAAGGCCGGCCTTTCGGCCGGCCCTTTCGATACCGCTCCTTTCTGCAACCCTCGGGCGAAAAGAGGGTCTCCCTGGCCTTGACGGCTATCCTTATTTCCAGAAGAAACGCGGGCCATTTTTCTGGAATTACATACAGGGTTTTCCGGCAAGGAGACGATTTTTTTGTCAGGTACGTCAATCCCTTGACAGAAAACTATCGAATGGATCGAGCAGCACCGGTCATCACGGGTGCCCTCTCTTTCTATATATGATTCAATAACTCCTACAATATCAACTTGATGCCAATCTCGGTCTTGCAATTACCTTTCACTGGCATGCTTTATGAAGAAGGGAACACTGAAAGCTCTTCGTCGAACGATGGTGATCAAGGAGTGGAAACATGAACTTCTTTACAGGAACAACTGGTGCCGCATTTTTTATCTTCTTTGGAGTTGTAGCGGTTGCTTTCGCCCTCAGGCACATCTACGGGATTATAACCGTTGCTTTTACCTTCCGGCGTATCTACGGGAACAATCTCACCTATAAACTTTTTGCCTGGACCTTGCCGGGCCTGCTCATGATTCTTTCCATTGCCTTTATCTGGGTCAAACTCGACAATTTCAATAATCTTCTGATCATTGCTTTTGCTCTTCCTGTTGGATCGGCATTGCTATTCGTTCAATTATATTGCTGCAGCAAAGTTTCCGATCACGAAGTTGAAAAAATTGGCAAAGCTGCCAATCCCGCCGAGAGAAAGGGCATAAGATTCGAGCCGCGACAACGACAGTAATTTCTTTTCGTTGTACGTCTCGTGTGAATCAACACGCAAAAATGCCCCACTCTCGATCTTAATCAGCGTCCAAGACTATCCCATCTGAATCACTCCTTTCCATGCCGTCGATCCCCGGGTCCATGATCATGTCCAGCACCACAAGGTCCACCTTCCGGCCTCGAAAGAAGGCTAACCGCGGCCTCCCCTCCCCGCCGGCGACGGCCTCGATGTGATACCCCGGCCTTCCCGGCATGCTGATGGCGAGTTCGCGCTGTTCCTCAACTGGGCGAAGATTGTTTTTCCGGAATGCGTTGACGGCTTCCTCCCGCAGTGATGGCGGAGACGGACACAGCCGGAGGGATTTTTTGAATCGATAAATGGCATTATTCGTCAGAAACGGTTTTCAATTAAAAGGTTAGGTCATCCAAAAAAACAAAGGTTGGGACAGCAGCGAGAACAAACCATAAAATATGGTAATATTTACATGATGTTACGCTTTACAAGGGACGACTATTCAAAATGTGAACACGGCATAAAATCGTCGGGATTCTTTACAGCTTGAATTGTGGTAAGTGTTTGTATTGTTGGCATTATTATAATCATGTGAATTTTTCTTTTTAATTTTTGTCGGGATTGCTTACAAATTGATTCGCTGCCGCACCCATATACAGCGCATACATGTTTTATATCAATTGGTTGCGATAAGGAGCACTATTTGCATAAAGCGGGCATCATCTCAAAAATACGGTAAAGGAAGGGAAGCATAAAATGGGGAAAGACGATCTTCTGCAGGCAATAGTGACTCGTATACGCCATACGGCTTTGACCGCTCTTCTGATCTTGGCCCTTGCCACGCCGGCTTCGGCCTCCAATTACAACTTCATAGTTGACTACAGCGGCGGCGATTCGGCGGTCTTGGCTACAGGCAGTGATGATCTTCTGGCGACCACACTTCAGTCGGGTGATAGCTTTTCCTACACCCTTCAAGCGGTTGGCAACGGAGAGTGGTCGACAATCGCATCCGGCGACATCTTCCCGTTGTTTGCCTTGTCTTTGACAGAAGATGGTACACGCACCGGTAACTTCACGTTTAACCTGTTGAACAACGGTTCGTCCATCTTCTCATACTCCGATACCGTGTCTAACGCATTTATCCACCTCGGCACGAACAGTGTCAGCCTGGAGCAGGGCCTGGTGTTCGATGCATTCCAGATAGACTACTTGATCACGTCGGCTACTGTCGGCAGTACGCCGAATTCGCTACTGCCTTGGCCGGACACAGCACCTGAGCTATATGAGCCTGGCATCATCTCATTCAACACGAATGCCGTTCCTGAGCCCGCAACGATGTTGCTTCTTGGTTTTGGACTGATGGGATTGGCAGGCGTCAGGCGGAGGATGAAGTAAGACAAAAGATACAGTTTCTTGTATTGAAAGGCGGGGTCGATTGGCCCTGCCTTTTTTTTTCGATGGTTTCATCAGGATTGTTGCTTGTAATCTTCGACTCTAAAGAATAAACGTCCCAAGTGAGCATATTTTTCTTTGCCGCTATGAAGATCCGGTGCACTGACGATTCGTCTTGCATATCAACGGATTAATGAAATCCACGTCGGATTCGTTAGGCTTTGCTCGACTCAATCGGCGACGCACATATTTATGGCCTTGTCAGATATCTTTTTATTGAATATCAATGGTTGCCTTACGGCTGTAAAATATATTGACACTATTGCGGCGAACTCAGAATTGTTTAGAATATAATTCAATAACATCAATTTGTTACGCATACGGCATGAATATTTCATATTCAATGAGTACCTGATATTGTAGCTATGTCCAAGGTAATGCTGGATACGTGAAGAACTCACAATTGTTGATTACGAGCTTGGCAGCATAGAATGTGAATCAGGAATAGGGTTTAAGGAGAGTCTCTCATGAAAAAGCATATTTTATGGATGATTCTTGTTGCATGTTGCTGCACCTTTGCCGGTGAATTGTGGGTAGCCCCATCTACCGCCAGCGGGAACACATATGAAGTGTTTTCTGCAGAAGGTATTACGTGGGCGGATGCACGTACCGCTGCAGAAGCAGCGGGTGGTTGGTTGGCAACCATTACGAGCCAGGCCGAGCAGGATGAAATCGCAGCACTTGTTTACGGAGAGGGGTTTGAGTTCTGGATTGGAGGATATACGGAAGATTTCCAGAATTGGAAATGGGTGACGGGCGAAACGTGGGGATATACCAATTGGTGGAGCGGATACGGAGAATTTGAGCCCAATAACGAGGAAGGGGTGGAATATTGGCTGGCAATGTACGGAGTAGCGGAAGATGGTTATCCCGGTACCTGGAATGATGAACACAGCCTGTTTATCATCTATGGTTATGTGGTTGAATATGCCGCCGTTCCCGAACCTGCCACGATGCTCCTTCTCGGACTGGGTCTGATGGGGTTGGCAGGAGCCAGGAGAAAGTTCAGGAGCTAGATCCGATTTGATCTTCAGAGCGAAAGGCAGGGCCAGTTTGGCTCTGCCTTTTTTTATTGGCCGGGGCGATCCGGGCGCATTGCGGCATCCGTGAAGGCGGATCGCATCGGCGCACGCGCCGTCGGCTACTTCCGGTCCAGCTCCGTCCGGACCGCGAGACCGATCTTCTCGAGGATGTAGGGCTTCTGGACGAATGCGCCGGCGCCCATTTCCAGGGTTTGCCGGACCCGGTCCGTTTCCGAATAGCCGCTGGCGAGGATCGCCTTCTGCCGGGGGTGGATTTCGAGAATCCTGCGGTACGTCTCCATGCCGTCGATCCCCGGATCCATGATCATGTCCAGCACCACCAGGTCCACCTTCCGGCTTCGAAGGAAGGCAACCGCCGCCTCCCCGCCGGTGACGGCCTCGACCTGATACCCCAGCCTTTCCAGCATGCTGATGGCCAGTTCGCGCTGCTCCTTCACGTCGTCCACCACCAGGATGGACTCCCCCCCGCCCTGGCAGGAAACGGGGGAGACGGCGCTGTCATCCCTGTCGCTCTTTTCTCTCGTGACGGGGAAATAGAGCGTGAAGGTGCTTCCCTCGCCCTCGGTGCTCTGCACGTCGATGTAGCCGCTGTGGTCCTTGACGGTTCCCCAGACGACGGCCAGTCCCAGGCCGGTCCCGCTTCGTCCCATCACTTTCTTCGTGTAGAAGGGCTCGAAGATTTTGCCCAGATCCTCCGCGGAGATCCCGCCGCCCGTGTCGGAAACCGTCAGGACGACGTAGTCCCCCTCCTGAACGTCGTCGTACCCCCGGATGGGCTGGTCCAGGTAGCGGTTTTCGGTTCGGAGCGCAACCTTCCCCCGGCCGGCGATGGACTCGAAGGCGTTGGACACGAGATTCATGACGGTCTTGACCAGGTGGATGGGTGATCCCTTGATGTTCAAAAGACCGTCCGTGAGCTCCGCCGTGAAGGCGACCTGCGGGTGGTGATCTCTCAGTTCTTTGAACTCCTGCGTTCCGAGGTAATCGGAGATGATCCCGCCCAGATCGACCACGTCCGAAACGCTGACGCCCCTCCGGGCCAGGGTCAGGAGGTCCTGGATGATCGCCGCTCCCCGGATGCTGGCTTGAAGGATGTTGTCCGCATGCCGCCTTGTGGGACTGCCTTCGGGCAGCTTTTCCGCCAGCAGCTCCGAATAGCCGACCATGACGCCGAGGATGTTGTTGAGGTCATGCGCGACGCCGCCCGCCAGAAGCCCGAGCGCCTCCATCTTCTCCGCTCTCCGCAACTGCTCCTCCAGTTCACGGCGCTCTTCCACGGCCCGCTTGCGCTCGGTGATGTCGCGGATGAAACCGCCGACTCCGGTTTTGCCGCTCTGCAGCGGCACGTGAAACTTGGTTGTCTCGAATACGCGCTCCCCGACGGCCTCCTCCGTACTGACGACGGAGCCCATGATGACGGCCTCCCGGTCCGAGGCACGGCAGCTTCGCGCCGCCTCTTCGGGCATCAGGTCGAAATCGGACAGGCCGATGACTTCCTCGGGCGGCCGCCCGTAAAAGTCGGCCAGCGCTTTGTTTGCCACGATGTGCCGGAACCGGTCGTCCTTCAGGAAGACAAAGTCCGACGTGCTGCTGATGAAGGTGCTGTAGCGCGTTTCACTCTCCCGCAACGCCTCCTCCGCCTGCTTGCGGTCGGTGACGTCCAGGACCAGGCCTTCCAGGTAGAGCAGGCGATCCTGGGCGTCAAAGACGCCCCGTCCCTGCTCCCAGACCCAACGCTCCTCACCGGTTGCCCTTTGCAGTCGGTAATTCAGCACGAACGGCTGCCGCCGTTCCAGGGAGGACTGAACATGACTCCAGATGGCTTCCCGGTCCTCGGGGTGAACCAGGTCGGAATACGACACCGTTCTGTTTTCCAGCAGGTCGGCGGCGGGATAGCCGGTCAATGCCTGCGCACCGTCGCTGATGAATACCATGGTCCAGTTCGGGTCGTTTTGGCAGCGATAGGCCATGCCCGGCAGGTTGCTCATGAGGGTGGCCAGCTGCCGTTCGCTCTCCCGCAGCTCTTGTTCCGCCCGTTTGCGCTCGGTGATGTCGCGGAAGAACCACACCCGGCCGAAATACTGGTTGTCGGCCCCCATCAGGGGTGAGGAGTAGCGTTCGATGATCCTTCCGTCGTTCAGCGGAATTTCATCCCGGCTGGATTCCTGCTGATGATCGTAGAGGTACTTCACCTTTTCCAGAAAGGCCTCCGGATCGACAAGCCACTGCCGGACCGATTGCAGCAACAATTCATCGGATTGCGTGGCAACGACGTCGGGAGGAACCTTCCATATTTCCGTAAAGCGCTTGTTGTGCAGAATGATCTTCCCCTTGCTGTCCACGGCCAGGATGCCGTCAATGGACGCTTCCTGCTGGGCGGACAGAAGGGCGTTCCGGAAAGCTCTCTCCGTCTCCATCTGCTTGCGCTCGGTGATGTCCTGAACCCTTCCCTCGTAATGGACAATGTCGCCGTTAGCATTGCACACCGTTCTGGCGTTGGCGGATACCCAGAGCGTGCTTCCGTCCTTGCGCCGCACCGGGTATTCGAAATGGTCGATTTTCCCCTGTTCATCGAGAAGCCTTTTGTATCGGCGGCGATCTTCGGAATCGGCGTAATACTGCGTTTCAATGTCGGTCACGGTCGCGACCATCTCCTCCGGCGAGGCATATCCGCATAGGCGCGCCATGGCCGGGTTGACGCTGATGTAGCGACCTTCGGGAGTGCTCTGGTAGATGCCCTCGATGGCGTTCTCGTAAATGCTTCGGTAGCGCTCCTCGCTTTCCCGCAACTCCTCCTCTGCCCGCTTGCGCTCCGTGATGTCGTGCGAATTGATGATGATGCCCGTGAGATTCCCCGAGGCATCGTAAAAGGTGCGGCCCGACGAGCGGAGCCATACGTAGTGACCGTCGGCGTGCCGATAACGATACTCCGCATCGCGGTCCCTTTTTGTGCGAATGCCATCCATGTATTCGGCCGCGACCCGTCCGCGGTCTTCGGGATGGATGCGATCGAAGGAGGACCGGCCGATGACTTCTTCCGGACTGTCTCCCAGCAGGGTCCGGTGGGAAGGGCTGGTGTATAGAATGATCCCTCCGGCGTCCGTTTCGGTCACGATATCCCTCATGTTTTCCGTGATGTGACGGTATCTGTTTTCACTCTCGCTGAGCGCTTCCTCCGCCCGCTTGCGTTCCGAGATGTCGATGAGGAATCCCTGGAAATGCAGAATCCGCCCTTCGTCGTCCCGCACGGCCCGGACGCAGTAGGATACCCAGAAAACGGTCCCGTCCCTGCGGACGATGCGGCACTCGAAATTCAGGACTTCTCCGTGCTTCAGGAGGAGGTGTTTGACCCTGTTCCTGACCTCCGGGTCGGCATAGAGCTGGGCCCCGATGTCCGTCACGGAATCCATCAGCTCCTCCGGTGTCTTGTAACCCAGCATCCGGGCCAGGTCCGGATTCGCGTCGAGAAACCGGCCGCCCGGCGTGGTGATGAAGATTCCGATGGGGGCGTTATGGAAAAAATCCCGATAGCTGCGGTCCGTAGGCCGGACGTGTTTTTTCTGCGGCATGGCGAACTCCTTGTTCAGCGGCGATTGGCCCGATTCGTGAAAAGCCCCTTGAGGCCCGCGGGCCCTCACTGTGTCCATTGACTGAACGGTGCCATATCATTTCCATCATTTCCAGAAGAAACGCGGGACATCCGGATTCATGGAGGAGAACGGCGCTTCGGGAAGTCGCCCGGGATCCGGCGCACAATGGTCCGCCGCCCCGGCTGCACCCGCGGCCGGCCGGGTCCGTCCGAAAAAACTTTACATCCGATGTAAAAAACGTCACATCATCGTGCGGACGGTCGATCGGCCGGACGGACGAAAACGGGTGAAGCGCCCGGATTGAGACGGATCGGGGAGGCGGTCATGCGCGTCACGGTGTTGAACGGCAGTCCCAAGGGTGACGTCAGCGTCACCATGCAGTACGTGCACTACATCGCCGGAAAATTCCCCGGGCACGAGCTGCAAATCATCAACATCGCCCAGCAGATCCGGGCCATCGAGAAAAAGGAAGACCGCTTTCAGGCCGTCGCGGCCGAAATGGCTGCGTCCGACCTGATCCTCTGGGCGTTTCCCGTGTATGTCTGCCTCGTTCCCTCGCAGTACAAGCGGTTCATCGAGCTTCTGTTCGAGCGGAGGGCGGAATTGGCGGGCAAGTACAGCGCCGCCCTCACGACGTCGGTCCATTTTTTCGACCACACCGCCCATCAGTACATCCAGGGCGTCAGTGAAGACTTGGGGATGCGCCACATCGGCGGCTACTCCGCCGACATGTATGAACTGGTGAAGCCTGAAAACCGGCGCAGGATCTCCCTGTTTGCGGACCATGTGTTCCGCACCGTGGAGAGGCGGGATCCCGTGGACCGGCTCTTCTCCCCCCTTCCGGCTTCCGATTTCGTTTACGAGCCCGGCCCTGCGAGGGAGCAGGTCTCCGCGGAAGGGAAGAGGGTCCTGGTCCTGACGGATGCCGTTCCCGGGCAGAACAACCTGCTCGGGATGATCGAGCGCTTCCGGCAGTCCTTCTCCGGGCCGGTGGAAGTGGTCAACCTGCACGAGGTGGACATCAAGGGGGGATGCCTGGGCTGCTGCGAGTGCGGCTATGACAACACGTGCGTCTATGCCGGGAAGGACGGCTTCGGCGACTTCTACCGGGACCGGGTCGGGGGCGCGGACATCGTCGTCATCGCCGGGGCGATCCGGGACCGTTACCTGTCTTCGACCTGGAAATGCTATTTCGACCGCGTCTTCTTCAACACGCATATTCCCACCCTGTGGGGCAAGCAGCTGGGCTTCATCTTCTCCGGCCCCCTTCGCCACCTTCAGAGTTTCCGCCAGATCTTCGAGGGCTATGCCGAGTGGCAGCAGGCCAACCTGGCGGGCATGGTGACGGATGAGAGCGAAAGCGCGGAGGAGATCGACGCCGGCCTGCAGGCGCTGGCGGAGCGGTCGGTGCGATTCGCCCGCGAGGGGTATGTAAAGCCGCCGGGCTTCCTCGGCGTCGCCGGCATAAAGCTGTTCCGGGATGAAATCTGGGGGCGCCTGCGGTTCGTCTTCCAGGCCGACCACCGTTTCTACGCCTCGCATGGTCTCTACGATTTTCCCCAAAAGGACCTGAAAATGCAGGGCGCCAACTTCGTGATGGGCGCCCTGTTGAAAATCCCGGCGTTCCGGAAAGAATTCAGGAAGCGCATCAAGGGCGAGATGATCAAGCCGCTGCAGAAGGCGCTCCGCAGCGAACAGGGCAAATCGGGGGCGTGATGCGAAGAGCGGGAGAGGGCGGGTGCG includes:
- a CDS encoding PEP-CTERM sorting domain-containing protein, whose translation is MKKHILWMILVACCCTFAGELWVAPSTASGNTYEVFSAEGITWADARTAAEAAGGWLATITSQAEQDEIAALVYGEGFEFWIGGYTEDFQNWKWVTGETWGYTNWWSGYGEFEPNNEEGVEYWLAMYGVAEDGYPGTWNDEHSLFIIYGYVVEYAAVPEPATMLLLGLGLMGLAGARRKFRS
- a CDS encoding PEP-CTERM sorting domain-containing protein, coding for MGKDDLLQAIVTRIRHTALTALLILALATPASASNYNFIVDYSGGDSAVLATGSDDLLATTLQSGDSFSYTLQAVGNGEWSTIASGDIFPLFALSLTEDGTRTGNFTFNLLNNGSSIFSYSDTVSNAFIHLGTNSVSLEQGLVFDAFQIDYLITSATVGSTPNSLLPWPDTAPELYEPGIISFNTNAVPEPATMLLLGFGLMGLAGVRRRMK
- a CDS encoding PAS domain S-box protein → MPQKKHVRPTDRSYRDFFHNAPIGIFITTPGGRFLDANPDLARMLGYKTPEELMDSVTDIGAQLYADPEVRNRVKHLLLKHGEVLNFECRIVRRDGTVFWVSYCVRAVRDDEGRILHFQGFLIDISERKRAEEALSESENRYRHITENMRDIVTETDAGGIILYTSPSHRTLLGDSPEEVIGRSSFDRIHPEDRGRVAAEYMDGIRTKRDRDAEYRYRHADGHYVWLRSSGRTFYDASGNLTGIIINSHDITERKRAEEELRESEERYRSIYENAIEGIYQSTPEGRYISVNPAMARLCGYASPEEMVATVTDIETQYYADSEDRRRYKRLLDEQGKIDHFEYPVRRKDGSTLWVSANARTVCNANGDIVHYEGRVQDITERKQMETERAFRNALLSAQQEASIDGILAVDSKGKIILHNKRFTEIWKVPPDVVATQSDELLLQSVRQWLVDPEAFLEKVKYLYDHQQESSRDEIPLNDGRIIERYSSPLMGADNQYFGRVWFFRDITERKRAEQELRESERQLATLMSNLPGMAYRCQNDPNWTMVFISDGAQALTGYPAADLLENRTVSYSDLVHPEDREAIWSHVQSSLERRQPFVLNYRLQRATGEERWVWEQGRGVFDAQDRLLYLEGLVLDVTDRKQAEEALRESETRYSTFISSTSDFVFLKDDRFRHIVANKALADFYGRPPEEVIGLSDFDLMPEEAARSCRASDREAVIMGSVVSTEEAVGERVFETTKFHVPLQSGKTGVGGFIRDITERKRAVEERRELEEQLRRAEKMEALGLLAGGVAHDLNNILGVMVGYSELLAEKLPEGSPTRRHADNILQASIRGAAIIQDLLTLARRGVSVSDVVDLGGIISDYLGTQEFKELRDHHPQVAFTAELTDGLLNIKGSPIHLVKTVMNLVSNAFESIAGRGKVALRTENRYLDQPIRGYDDVQEGDYVVLTVSDTGGGISAEDLGKIFEPFYTKKVMGRSGTGLGLAVVWGTVKDHSGYIDVQSTEGEGSTFTLYFPVTREKSDRDDSAVSPVSCQGGGESILVVDDVKEQRELAISMLERLGYQVEAVTGGEAAVAFLRSRKVDLVVLDMIMDPGIDGMETYRRILEIHPRQKAILASGYSETDRVRQTLEMGAGAFVQKPYILEKIGLAVRTELDRK
- a CDS encoding DMT family protein; this translates as MYRVSAVLETVLLLILSNLFMTFAWYGHLKFMNGWPLVMVILLSWGIALFEYMLQVPANRIGFQHYNLAQLKVIQEVITMIVFAGFAFFVMKQPLKWDYMWAALCLVGAVYFIFRGGMPHT
- a CDS encoding thiolase family protein, which produces MKEAVIVSACRTAIGELLGSLKAISTTDMAAICLKEVVDRVGLDTSLIDDVILGCTGYDSAQNNAGRVAALKAGFPPSVPGMTVNRVCPSSMEAIDIAAAHIKLGTYDVVIAAGSDSMTQMPYVLKNHRTGMKMQNDVLIDSLWEGMSGGGNIIMGLTAENLAEKYGITREEQDEYALRSHQCAQRAIESGLFQEEIVPVKVPRGRGQFEEYKIDERVRFNMKPEDLTKLPPAFKKGGTVTAGNASGLNDGASAVLMMSLDKAKELGMKPLAKIIAGSVAAVEPELMGYGPVPATQKLLARTGIKLSDIGLVEVNEAFAVQYITVERLLGLNREITNVNGGAIALGHPGGPTGARLVITLMYEMRRRGVNMGLATLCGGNGPARSVIIEAM